A region of Triplophysa dalaica isolate WHDGS20190420 chromosome 20, ASM1584641v1, whole genome shotgun sequence DNA encodes the following proteins:
- the eya4 gene encoding eyes absent homolog 4 isoform X1 gives MENSQELNDQILKKSTTDSHAPDPVDHRALEMQDLTDPQHSVNSGTDCTSKLDKSILSNHITSNGTGGENLTILNTADWLLGCSTPPTAPIKSEPLNSSEAVSSAGDTVLDSYTGSVISSSGFSPRPAHQYSPPLYPSKPYPHILSTPVAPPMSAYTGQSQFSSMQQSTVYTPYSQTTPPYSLSTYDLGVMLPGIKTETQSALQSGLSYSPGFTTPQPGQTAYSPYQMPAGSGFTTSPGLYTSNNSNPGNFTTQQQEYPSYTAFGQNQYAQYYSTSSYGSYMTSNSSLDGTSSVSTYQLQESTPIMTGQDLNPGEFEAGQSPSTPVKEMEDRACRGGAAKARGRGRKNNPSPPPDSDLERVFVWDLDETIIVFHSLLTGSYAQKYGKDPPMAVTLGLRMEEMIFNLADTHLFFNDLEECDQVHIDDASSDDNGQDLSTYSFATDGFHAAATSASLCLATGVRGGVDWMRKLAFRYRRVKEMYCTYKNNVGGLLGPAKREAWLQLRAEVEALTDSWLTTALKSLSIISSRSNCVNVLVTTTQLIPAFAKVLLYSLGSVFPVENIYSATKIGKESCFERIMQRFGRKVVYVVIGDGVEEEQAAAKHNMPFWRISSHSDLLALHQALEFEYL, from the exons CTGAAGAAATCTACCACCGATTCGCACGCTCCTGACCCAGTAGACCACAG GGCCTTGGAGATGCAGGACCTAACAGATCCACAGCACTCGGTGAACAGTGGCACCGACTGCACCTCCAAACTGGATAAGAGCATCCTCAGCAACCACATCACATCCAATGGAACAGGAG GAGAGAACTTGACAATTCTAAACACAGCTGATTGGCTGCTGGGCTGCAGTACTCCGCCCACTGCCCCAA TTAAATCTGAGCCCCTGAACAGCAGCGAGGCTGTGAGCTCAGCGGGAGACACTGTGCTGGACTCTTACACTGGGTCAG TTATAAGCAGCAGTGGATTCAGCCCTCGGCCGGCTCACCAGTATTCACCTCCTCTCTACCCCTCAaa GCCTTACCCCCACATCCTGTCTACTCCCGTGGCTCCTCCCATGTCGGCCTACACCGGTCAATCGCAGTTCAGTAGCATGCAGCAGTCGACAGTTTACACGCCGTACTCTCAAACTACTCCGCCTTACAGCCTCTCCACCTATG ATTTGGGAGTGATGTTGCCAGGCATAAAGACAGAGACACAGTCAGCCCTCCAATCAGGGCTCAGCTATAGCCCTGGATTTACCACCCCTCAGCCGGGACAGACTGCCTACTCCCCCTATCAGATGCCTG caGGGTCTGGTTTCACAACTTCTCCTGGTCTCTACACATCCAACAACTCCAATCCAGGCAACTTCACCACACAACAG CAGGAATATCCCTCCTACACAGCATTCGGGCAGAATCAATATGCTCAGTATTACTCCACATCCTCCTACGGTTCCTACATGACATCTAACAGCTCATTGGATGGCACAAGTTCAGTCTCCACCTATCAGCTGCAAGAATCCACCCCAATTATGACAGGGCAAGACCTGAATCCAG GTGAGTTCGAGGCGGGACAGAGCCCGTCTACGCCTGTTAAAGAGATGGAAGACAGGGCGTGTCGAGGGGGTGCGGCTAAAGCCAGGGGGCGGGGCAGAAAGAACAACCCCTCGCCACCACCTGACAGTGATCTTGag AGGGTGTTTGTTTGGGATCTGGACGAGACGATCATCGTGTTTCACTCGCTCCTCACAGGCTCTTATGCACAGAAATACGGCAAG GACCCTCCTATGGCTGTGACCCTCGGTTTGAGAATGGAGGAGATGATATTTAATCTCGCTGatactcatttattttttaacgatTTAGAG GAATGTGACCAGGTGCACATCGACGACGCCTCATCTGATGATAATGGCCAGGATCTTAG TACTTACAGTTTTGCCACTGATGGCTTCCATGCAGCTGCAACAAGTGCAAGTCTGTGCCTAGCAACAGGAGTTAGGGGCGGAGTCGACTGGATGAGGAAGTTAGCATTCCGATACAGAAGAGTGAAGGAGATGTACTGcacatacaaaaacaatgttGGCG GGTTGCTGGGGCCGGCTAAGAGGGAGGCTTGGCTTCAGCTACGGGCGGAGGTGGAGGCTCTCACAGACTCCTGGCTTACCACTGCACTCAAGTCCCTGTCAATCATCAGCTCCAG GAGTAACTGCGTTAACGTCTTGGTGACAACGACACAGTTAATACCCGCGTTTGCTAAAGTGTTGTTGTATAGCCTGGGCTCTGTCTTTCCTGTTGAAAACATTTACAGCGCAACCAAAATAG GCAAAGAGAGTTGCTTTGAACGCATAATGCAGAGGTTTGGCAGGAAGGTAGTGTATGTTGTTATTGGGGATGGTGTGGAAGAGGAGCAGGCCGCTGCCAAG CACAACATGCCCTTCTGGAGAATATCAAGCCACTCTGACCTGCTTGCCCTCCACCAAGCACTGGAGTTTGAGTACCTGTAA
- the eya4 gene encoding eyes absent homolog 4 isoform X5, whose product MENSQELNDQILKKSTTDSHAPDPVDHRALEMQDLTDPQHSVNSGTDCTSKLDKSILSNHITSNGTGGENLTILNTADWLLGCSTPPTAPIKSEPLNSSEAVSSAGDTVLDSYTGSVISSSGFSPRPAHQYSPPLYPSKPYPHILSTPVAPPMSAYTGQSQFSSMQQSTVYTPYSQTTPPYSLSTYDLGVMLPGIKTETQSALQSGLSYSPGFTTPQPGQTAYSPYQMPAGSGFTTSPGLYTSNNSNPGNFTTQQEYPSYTAFGQNQYAQYYSTSSYGSYMTSNSSLDGTSSVSTYQLQESTPIMTGQDLNPGEFEAGQSPSTPVKEMEDRACRGGAAKARGRGRKNNPSPPPDSDLERVFVWDLDETIIVFHSLLTGSYAQKYGKDPPMAVTLGLRMEEMIFNLADTHLFFNDLEECDQVHIDDASSDDNGQDLSTYSFATDGFHAAATSASLCLATGVRGGVDWMRKLAFRYRRVKEMYCTYKNNVGGLLGPAKREAWLQLRAEVEALTDSWLTTALKSLSIISSRSNCVNVLVTTTQLIPAFAKVLLYSLGSVFPVENIYSATKIGKESCFERIMQRFGRKVVYVVIGDGVEEEQAAAKHNMPFWRISSHSDLLALHQALEFEYL is encoded by the exons CTGAAGAAATCTACCACCGATTCGCACGCTCCTGACCCAGTAGACCACAG GGCCTTGGAGATGCAGGACCTAACAGATCCACAGCACTCGGTGAACAGTGGCACCGACTGCACCTCCAAACTGGATAAGAGCATCCTCAGCAACCACATCACATCCAATGGAACAGGAG GAGAGAACTTGACAATTCTAAACACAGCTGATTGGCTGCTGGGCTGCAGTACTCCGCCCACTGCCCCAA TTAAATCTGAGCCCCTGAACAGCAGCGAGGCTGTGAGCTCAGCGGGAGACACTGTGCTGGACTCTTACACTGGGTCAG TTATAAGCAGCAGTGGATTCAGCCCTCGGCCGGCTCACCAGTATTCACCTCCTCTCTACCCCTCAaa GCCTTACCCCCACATCCTGTCTACTCCCGTGGCTCCTCCCATGTCGGCCTACACCGGTCAATCGCAGTTCAGTAGCATGCAGCAGTCGACAGTTTACACGCCGTACTCTCAAACTACTCCGCCTTACAGCCTCTCCACCTATG ATTTGGGAGTGATGTTGCCAGGCATAAAGACAGAGACACAGTCAGCCCTCCAATCAGGGCTCAGCTATAGCCCTGGATTTACCACCCCTCAGCCGGGACAGACTGCCTACTCCCCCTATCAGATGCCTG caGGGTCTGGTTTCACAACTTCTCCTGGTCTCTACACATCCAACAACTCCAATCCAGGCAACTTCACCACACAACAG GAATATCCCTCCTACACAGCATTCGGGCAGAATCAATATGCTCAGTATTACTCCACATCCTCCTACGGTTCCTACATGACATCTAACAGCTCATTGGATGGCACAAGTTCAGTCTCCACCTATCAGCTGCAAGAATCCACCCCAATTATGACAGGGCAAGACCTGAATCCAG GTGAGTTCGAGGCGGGACAGAGCCCGTCTACGCCTGTTAAAGAGATGGAAGACAGGGCGTGTCGAGGGGGTGCGGCTAAAGCCAGGGGGCGGGGCAGAAAGAACAACCCCTCGCCACCACCTGACAGTGATCTTGag AGGGTGTTTGTTTGGGATCTGGACGAGACGATCATCGTGTTTCACTCGCTCCTCACAGGCTCTTATGCACAGAAATACGGCAAG GACCCTCCTATGGCTGTGACCCTCGGTTTGAGAATGGAGGAGATGATATTTAATCTCGCTGatactcatttattttttaacgatTTAGAG GAATGTGACCAGGTGCACATCGACGACGCCTCATCTGATGATAATGGCCAGGATCTTAG TACTTACAGTTTTGCCACTGATGGCTTCCATGCAGCTGCAACAAGTGCAAGTCTGTGCCTAGCAACAGGAGTTAGGGGCGGAGTCGACTGGATGAGGAAGTTAGCATTCCGATACAGAAGAGTGAAGGAGATGTACTGcacatacaaaaacaatgttGGCG GGTTGCTGGGGCCGGCTAAGAGGGAGGCTTGGCTTCAGCTACGGGCGGAGGTGGAGGCTCTCACAGACTCCTGGCTTACCACTGCACTCAAGTCCCTGTCAATCATCAGCTCCAG GAGTAACTGCGTTAACGTCTTGGTGACAACGACACAGTTAATACCCGCGTTTGCTAAAGTGTTGTTGTATAGCCTGGGCTCTGTCTTTCCTGTTGAAAACATTTACAGCGCAACCAAAATAG GCAAAGAGAGTTGCTTTGAACGCATAATGCAGAGGTTTGGCAGGAAGGTAGTGTATGTTGTTATTGGGGATGGTGTGGAAGAGGAGCAGGCCGCTGCCAAG CACAACATGCCCTTCTGGAGAATATCAAGCCACTCTGACCTGCTTGCCCTCCACCAAGCACTGGAGTTTGAGTACCTGTAA
- the eya4 gene encoding eyes absent homolog 4 isoform X2, whose product MENSQELNDQILKKSTTDSHAPDPVDHRALEMQDLTDPQHSVNSGTDCTSKLDKSILSNHITSNGTGGENLTILNTADWLLGCSTPPTAPIKSEPLNSSEAVSSAGDTVLDSYTGSVISSSGFSPRPAHQYSPPLYPSKPYPHILSTPVAPPMSAYTGQSQFSSMQQSTVYTPYSQTTPPYSLSTYDLGVMLPGIKTETQSALQSGLSYSPGFTTPQPGQTAYSPYQMPAGSGFTTSPGLYTSNNSNPGNFTTQQQEYPSYTAFGQNQYAQYYSTSSYGSYMTSNSSLDGTSSVSTYQLQESTPIMTGQDLNPGEFEAGQSPSTPVKEMEDRACRGGAAKARGRGRKNNPSPPPDSDLERVFVWDLDETIIVFHSLLTGSYAQKYGKDPPMAVTLGLRMEEMIFNLADTHLFFNDLEECDQVHIDDASSDDNGQDLSTYSFATDGFHAAATSASLCLATGVRGGVDWMRKLAFRYRRVKEMYCTYKNNVGGLLGPAKREAWLQLRAEVEALTDSWLTTALKSLSIISSRSNCVNVLVTTTQLIPAFAKVLLYSLGSVFPVENIYSATKIGKESCFERIVSRFGTNVTYVVIGDGRDEEHAASQHNMPFWRISSHSDLLALHQALEFEYL is encoded by the exons CTGAAGAAATCTACCACCGATTCGCACGCTCCTGACCCAGTAGACCACAG GGCCTTGGAGATGCAGGACCTAACAGATCCACAGCACTCGGTGAACAGTGGCACCGACTGCACCTCCAAACTGGATAAGAGCATCCTCAGCAACCACATCACATCCAATGGAACAGGAG GAGAGAACTTGACAATTCTAAACACAGCTGATTGGCTGCTGGGCTGCAGTACTCCGCCCACTGCCCCAA TTAAATCTGAGCCCCTGAACAGCAGCGAGGCTGTGAGCTCAGCGGGAGACACTGTGCTGGACTCTTACACTGGGTCAG TTATAAGCAGCAGTGGATTCAGCCCTCGGCCGGCTCACCAGTATTCACCTCCTCTCTACCCCTCAaa GCCTTACCCCCACATCCTGTCTACTCCCGTGGCTCCTCCCATGTCGGCCTACACCGGTCAATCGCAGTTCAGTAGCATGCAGCAGTCGACAGTTTACACGCCGTACTCTCAAACTACTCCGCCTTACAGCCTCTCCACCTATG ATTTGGGAGTGATGTTGCCAGGCATAAAGACAGAGACACAGTCAGCCCTCCAATCAGGGCTCAGCTATAGCCCTGGATTTACCACCCCTCAGCCGGGACAGACTGCCTACTCCCCCTATCAGATGCCTG caGGGTCTGGTTTCACAACTTCTCCTGGTCTCTACACATCCAACAACTCCAATCCAGGCAACTTCACCACACAACAG CAGGAATATCCCTCCTACACAGCATTCGGGCAGAATCAATATGCTCAGTATTACTCCACATCCTCCTACGGTTCCTACATGACATCTAACAGCTCATTGGATGGCACAAGTTCAGTCTCCACCTATCAGCTGCAAGAATCCACCCCAATTATGACAGGGCAAGACCTGAATCCAG GTGAGTTCGAGGCGGGACAGAGCCCGTCTACGCCTGTTAAAGAGATGGAAGACAGGGCGTGTCGAGGGGGTGCGGCTAAAGCCAGGGGGCGGGGCAGAAAGAACAACCCCTCGCCACCACCTGACAGTGATCTTGag AGGGTGTTTGTTTGGGATCTGGACGAGACGATCATCGTGTTTCACTCGCTCCTCACAGGCTCTTATGCACAGAAATACGGCAAG GACCCTCCTATGGCTGTGACCCTCGGTTTGAGAATGGAGGAGATGATATTTAATCTCGCTGatactcatttattttttaacgatTTAGAG GAATGTGACCAGGTGCACATCGACGACGCCTCATCTGATGATAATGGCCAGGATCTTAG TACTTACAGTTTTGCCACTGATGGCTTCCATGCAGCTGCAACAAGTGCAAGTCTGTGCCTAGCAACAGGAGTTAGGGGCGGAGTCGACTGGATGAGGAAGTTAGCATTCCGATACAGAAGAGTGAAGGAGATGTACTGcacatacaaaaacaatgttGGCG GGTTGCTGGGGCCGGCTAAGAGGGAGGCTTGGCTTCAGCTACGGGCGGAGGTGGAGGCTCTCACAGACTCCTGGCTTACCACTGCACTCAAGTCCCTGTCAATCATCAGCTCCAG GAGTAACTGCGTTAACGTCTTGGTGACAACGACACAGTTAATACCCGCGTTTGCTAAAGTGTTGTTGTATAGCCTGGGCTCTGTCTTTCCTGTTGAAAACATTTACAGCGCAACCAAAATAG GTAAAGAGAGCTGTTTTGAACGTATAGTATCCAGGTTTGGCACTAACGTTACGTATGTTGTGATTGGCGATGGGCGAGATGAGGAGCATGCAGCCAGCCAG CACAACATGCCCTTCTGGAGAATATCAAGCCACTCTGACCTGCTTGCCCTCCACCAAGCACTGGAGTTTGAGTACCTGTAA
- the eya4 gene encoding eyes absent homolog 4 isoform X3 — MENSQELNDQILKKSTTDSHAPDPVDHRALEMQDLTDPQHSVNSGTDCTSKLDKSILSNHITSNGTGGENLTILNTADWLLGCSTPPTAPIKSEPLNSSEAVSSAGDTVLDSYTGSVISSSGFSPRPAHQYSPPLYPSKPYPHILSTPVAPPMSAYTGQSQFSSMQQSTVYTPYSQTTPPYSLSTYDLGVMLPGIKTETQSALQSGLSYSPGFTTPQPGQTAYSPYQMPGSGFTTSPGLYTSNNSNPGNFTTQQQEYPSYTAFGQNQYAQYYSTSSYGSYMTSNSSLDGTSSVSTYQLQESTPIMTGQDLNPGEFEAGQSPSTPVKEMEDRACRGGAAKARGRGRKNNPSPPPDSDLERVFVWDLDETIIVFHSLLTGSYAQKYGKDPPMAVTLGLRMEEMIFNLADTHLFFNDLEECDQVHIDDASSDDNGQDLSTYSFATDGFHAAATSASLCLATGVRGGVDWMRKLAFRYRRVKEMYCTYKNNVGGLLGPAKREAWLQLRAEVEALTDSWLTTALKSLSIISSRSNCVNVLVTTTQLIPAFAKVLLYSLGSVFPVENIYSATKIGKESCFERIMQRFGRKVVYVVIGDGVEEEQAAAKHNMPFWRISSHSDLLALHQALEFEYL, encoded by the exons CTGAAGAAATCTACCACCGATTCGCACGCTCCTGACCCAGTAGACCACAG GGCCTTGGAGATGCAGGACCTAACAGATCCACAGCACTCGGTGAACAGTGGCACCGACTGCACCTCCAAACTGGATAAGAGCATCCTCAGCAACCACATCACATCCAATGGAACAGGAG GAGAGAACTTGACAATTCTAAACACAGCTGATTGGCTGCTGGGCTGCAGTACTCCGCCCACTGCCCCAA TTAAATCTGAGCCCCTGAACAGCAGCGAGGCTGTGAGCTCAGCGGGAGACACTGTGCTGGACTCTTACACTGGGTCAG TTATAAGCAGCAGTGGATTCAGCCCTCGGCCGGCTCACCAGTATTCACCTCCTCTCTACCCCTCAaa GCCTTACCCCCACATCCTGTCTACTCCCGTGGCTCCTCCCATGTCGGCCTACACCGGTCAATCGCAGTTCAGTAGCATGCAGCAGTCGACAGTTTACACGCCGTACTCTCAAACTACTCCGCCTTACAGCCTCTCCACCTATG ATTTGGGAGTGATGTTGCCAGGCATAAAGACAGAGACACAGTCAGCCCTCCAATCAGGGCTCAGCTATAGCCCTGGATTTACCACCCCTCAGCCGGGACAGACTGCCTACTCCCCCTATCAGATGCCTG GGTCTGGTTTCACAACTTCTCCTGGTCTCTACACATCCAACAACTCCAATCCAGGCAACTTCACCACACAACAG CAGGAATATCCCTCCTACACAGCATTCGGGCAGAATCAATATGCTCAGTATTACTCCACATCCTCCTACGGTTCCTACATGACATCTAACAGCTCATTGGATGGCACAAGTTCAGTCTCCACCTATCAGCTGCAAGAATCCACCCCAATTATGACAGGGCAAGACCTGAATCCAG GTGAGTTCGAGGCGGGACAGAGCCCGTCTACGCCTGTTAAAGAGATGGAAGACAGGGCGTGTCGAGGGGGTGCGGCTAAAGCCAGGGGGCGGGGCAGAAAGAACAACCCCTCGCCACCACCTGACAGTGATCTTGag AGGGTGTTTGTTTGGGATCTGGACGAGACGATCATCGTGTTTCACTCGCTCCTCACAGGCTCTTATGCACAGAAATACGGCAAG GACCCTCCTATGGCTGTGACCCTCGGTTTGAGAATGGAGGAGATGATATTTAATCTCGCTGatactcatttattttttaacgatTTAGAG GAATGTGACCAGGTGCACATCGACGACGCCTCATCTGATGATAATGGCCAGGATCTTAG TACTTACAGTTTTGCCACTGATGGCTTCCATGCAGCTGCAACAAGTGCAAGTCTGTGCCTAGCAACAGGAGTTAGGGGCGGAGTCGACTGGATGAGGAAGTTAGCATTCCGATACAGAAGAGTGAAGGAGATGTACTGcacatacaaaaacaatgttGGCG GGTTGCTGGGGCCGGCTAAGAGGGAGGCTTGGCTTCAGCTACGGGCGGAGGTGGAGGCTCTCACAGACTCCTGGCTTACCACTGCACTCAAGTCCCTGTCAATCATCAGCTCCAG GAGTAACTGCGTTAACGTCTTGGTGACAACGACACAGTTAATACCCGCGTTTGCTAAAGTGTTGTTGTATAGCCTGGGCTCTGTCTTTCCTGTTGAAAACATTTACAGCGCAACCAAAATAG GCAAAGAGAGTTGCTTTGAACGCATAATGCAGAGGTTTGGCAGGAAGGTAGTGTATGTTGTTATTGGGGATGGTGTGGAAGAGGAGCAGGCCGCTGCCAAG CACAACATGCCCTTCTGGAGAATATCAAGCCACTCTGACCTGCTTGCCCTCCACCAAGCACTGGAGTTTGAGTACCTGTAA
- the eya4 gene encoding eyes absent homolog 4 isoform X6, which yields MENSQELNDQILKKSTTDSHAPDPVDHRALEMQDLTDPQHSVNSGTDCTSKLDKSILSNHITSNGTGGENLTILNTADWLLGCSTPPTAPIKSEPLNSSEAVSSAGDTVLDSYTGSVISSSGFSPRPAHQYSPPLYPSKPYPHILSTPVAPPMSAYTGQSQFSSMQQSTVYTPYSQTTPPYSLSTYDLGVMLPGIKTETQSALQSGLSYSPGFTTPQPGQTAYSPYQMPGSGFTTSPGLYTSNNSNPGNFTTQQEYPSYTAFGQNQYAQYYSTSSYGSYMTSNSSLDGTSSVSTYQLQESTPIMTGQDLNPGEFEAGQSPSTPVKEMEDRACRGGAAKARGRGRKNNPSPPPDSDLERVFVWDLDETIIVFHSLLTGSYAQKYGKDPPMAVTLGLRMEEMIFNLADTHLFFNDLEECDQVHIDDASSDDNGQDLSTYSFATDGFHAAATSASLCLATGVRGGVDWMRKLAFRYRRVKEMYCTYKNNVGGLLGPAKREAWLQLRAEVEALTDSWLTTALKSLSIISSRSNCVNVLVTTTQLIPAFAKVLLYSLGSVFPVENIYSATKIGKESCFERIMQRFGRKVVYVVIGDGVEEEQAAAKHNMPFWRISSHSDLLALHQALEFEYL from the exons CTGAAGAAATCTACCACCGATTCGCACGCTCCTGACCCAGTAGACCACAG GGCCTTGGAGATGCAGGACCTAACAGATCCACAGCACTCGGTGAACAGTGGCACCGACTGCACCTCCAAACTGGATAAGAGCATCCTCAGCAACCACATCACATCCAATGGAACAGGAG GAGAGAACTTGACAATTCTAAACACAGCTGATTGGCTGCTGGGCTGCAGTACTCCGCCCACTGCCCCAA TTAAATCTGAGCCCCTGAACAGCAGCGAGGCTGTGAGCTCAGCGGGAGACACTGTGCTGGACTCTTACACTGGGTCAG TTATAAGCAGCAGTGGATTCAGCCCTCGGCCGGCTCACCAGTATTCACCTCCTCTCTACCCCTCAaa GCCTTACCCCCACATCCTGTCTACTCCCGTGGCTCCTCCCATGTCGGCCTACACCGGTCAATCGCAGTTCAGTAGCATGCAGCAGTCGACAGTTTACACGCCGTACTCTCAAACTACTCCGCCTTACAGCCTCTCCACCTATG ATTTGGGAGTGATGTTGCCAGGCATAAAGACAGAGACACAGTCAGCCCTCCAATCAGGGCTCAGCTATAGCCCTGGATTTACCACCCCTCAGCCGGGACAGACTGCCTACTCCCCCTATCAGATGCCTG GGTCTGGTTTCACAACTTCTCCTGGTCTCTACACATCCAACAACTCCAATCCAGGCAACTTCACCACACAACAG GAATATCCCTCCTACACAGCATTCGGGCAGAATCAATATGCTCAGTATTACTCCACATCCTCCTACGGTTCCTACATGACATCTAACAGCTCATTGGATGGCACAAGTTCAGTCTCCACCTATCAGCTGCAAGAATCCACCCCAATTATGACAGGGCAAGACCTGAATCCAG GTGAGTTCGAGGCGGGACAGAGCCCGTCTACGCCTGTTAAAGAGATGGAAGACAGGGCGTGTCGAGGGGGTGCGGCTAAAGCCAGGGGGCGGGGCAGAAAGAACAACCCCTCGCCACCACCTGACAGTGATCTTGag AGGGTGTTTGTTTGGGATCTGGACGAGACGATCATCGTGTTTCACTCGCTCCTCACAGGCTCTTATGCACAGAAATACGGCAAG GACCCTCCTATGGCTGTGACCCTCGGTTTGAGAATGGAGGAGATGATATTTAATCTCGCTGatactcatttattttttaacgatTTAGAG GAATGTGACCAGGTGCACATCGACGACGCCTCATCTGATGATAATGGCCAGGATCTTAG TACTTACAGTTTTGCCACTGATGGCTTCCATGCAGCTGCAACAAGTGCAAGTCTGTGCCTAGCAACAGGAGTTAGGGGCGGAGTCGACTGGATGAGGAAGTTAGCATTCCGATACAGAAGAGTGAAGGAGATGTACTGcacatacaaaaacaatgttGGCG GGTTGCTGGGGCCGGCTAAGAGGGAGGCTTGGCTTCAGCTACGGGCGGAGGTGGAGGCTCTCACAGACTCCTGGCTTACCACTGCACTCAAGTCCCTGTCAATCATCAGCTCCAG GAGTAACTGCGTTAACGTCTTGGTGACAACGACACAGTTAATACCCGCGTTTGCTAAAGTGTTGTTGTATAGCCTGGGCTCTGTCTTTCCTGTTGAAAACATTTACAGCGCAACCAAAATAG GCAAAGAGAGTTGCTTTGAACGCATAATGCAGAGGTTTGGCAGGAAGGTAGTGTATGTTGTTATTGGGGATGGTGTGGAAGAGGAGCAGGCCGCTGCCAAG CACAACATGCCCTTCTGGAGAATATCAAGCCACTCTGACCTGCTTGCCCTCCACCAAGCACTGGAGTTTGAGTACCTGTAA